TGGGACGAGCACACCCCCACCGTGTGCACGGGCATGCGCGGCCTCGCCGAGTGCGAGATCCGGTTCCACGGCCCCGATCAGGACATCCACTCCGGTGCCTTCGGCGGCGCCGTCCCCAACCCGGCGACCGCCGCCGCCCGCCTGGTCGCCGCGCTGCACGACGAACACGCGCGCGTGACGATCCCCGGCTTCTACGACGGCATCGTCGAACTCACCGACCAGGAGCGCGAACTCTTCACCGCACTGCCCTTCGACGAGGAGCAGTGGCTGCGTACGGCCAAGTCCTACGCCACCCATGGCGAGGCCGGGCACACCACCCTGGAGCGCATTTGGGCCCGGCCCACCGCCGAGGTCAACGGCATCGGCGGCGGCTACCAAGGCCCTGGCAGCAAGACGATCATCCCCTCGTCCGCCATGGTGAAGCTCTCGTTCCGGCTCGTCGCGGGCCAGGACCCCGACCGCATCGAGGAGGCGGTCCGCGCCTGGGCTGCCGACCAGGTGCCCGCCGGAATCCGGCACGAGATCACGTTCTGCCCGGCCACGCGCCCGTGCCTGACGCCGCTGGACCACCCGGCGCTGCAGACTGTGGCCCGCGCCATGAGCCGAGCCTTCGAAAGACCGGTCCTCTTCACGCGGGTGGGCGGCTCGGGACCGGCCGCCGACCTCCAGGAAGTGCTCGGCGCGCCCGTGCTCTTCCTGGGCATCTCGGTCCCGTCCGACGGCCAGCACGCCCCGAACGAGAAGGTCGAGCTGGATCTGCTCCTCAAGGGCGTCGAGACCAGCGCATATCTGTGGGGCGACCTCGCGGACAACTGGCGCCATGCTCCCTGAGCCCTCCGCACCACCCGGAGGTGTGCCCCGCGCGGGGCACACTGGAAAGGCCGCCCCGCACCGCCAAGCCGTCACCACCCGCCGCAGGTCCCGTCGAACCGCTCGCCGAAACAATCCGCTGCACCGGGGGAGTTGGAAGCACCCGTGACCACCTGGACCGACCCAACCGCCGACCGACCCATCTCGCTCACCACCCCCAGCGGCATCGACCGCGCCGCCCACCACCGGCTCGACGAGGCATGGCTCGCGGCGGCGTGGAGCCACCCCACGACCCGCTGCTTCGTGGTCTCCGGCGGTCAGGTCCTCATCGACGAGACGTCCGACGGGCGCACCGAAATCGTCATGACGCCCTCCTTCGAAGCCCCCCTCACCGAGGCACACCGCTATTTCCTCGGCATCGACGAGGACGGCGTCAGCTACTTCGCCCTCCAGAAGGACGCTCTCCCCGGCCGTATCGACCAGTCCGCGCGCGCGGCGGGGCTGCGCGAGGCGGGGCTGCTGCTGTCACCGCGCGACACGGGCCTGATGGTGCACGCGGTCGGTCTGGAGAACTGGCAGCGCACCCACCGCTTCTGCTCCCGCTGCGGCGAGCGCACGGTCATCGCCGCGGCCGGCCACATCCGCCGCTGCCCGGCCTGCGGCGCCGAGCACTACCCGCGTACCGACCCGGCCGTGATCATGGCTGTCACCGATGAAGAGGACCGCATCCTGCTCGGCCGCCAGGTCCACTGGCCCGAGGGCCGCTTCTCCACGCTCGCCGGCTTCGTCGAGCCCGGCGAGTCCATCGAGCAGTCCGTGCGCCGCGAGGTCTTCGAGGAGGCCGGCATCACCGTCGGCCAGGTCGAGTACGTCGCCAGCCAGCCCTGGCCCTTCCCGTCCAGCCTGATGCTCGGCTTCCTGGCCCGCGCCACCACGACCGACATCGAGGTCGACGGCGACGAGATCCACGAGGCCCGCTGGTTCTCCCGCGACGAGCTGCGCGCCGCCTTCGACTCCGGCGAGGTCCTGCCGCCGTACGGCATCTCGATCGCGGCCCGCCTCATCGAGCTCTGGTACGGCAAGCCACTGCCGACGCGCAGCGTGTTCTGACACGCAGGAAGGCGGTCCCGAGCTGTCTCGGGACCGCCTTCGTGCACTGCCCTGGTTACGCGCCGATCTTCTGCTTGACCTGGGCCAGCGAAGGGTTCGTGAGCGTCGAGCCGTCCGGGAACAG
This genomic window from Streptomyces sp. DG2A-72 contains:
- the nudC gene encoding NAD(+) diphosphatase — its product is MTTWTDPTADRPISLTTPSGIDRAAHHRLDEAWLAAAWSHPTTRCFVVSGGQVLIDETSDGRTEIVMTPSFEAPLTEAHRYFLGIDEDGVSYFALQKDALPGRIDQSARAAGLREAGLLLSPRDTGLMVHAVGLENWQRTHRFCSRCGERTVIAAAGHIRRCPACGAEHYPRTDPAVIMAVTDEEDRILLGRQVHWPEGRFSTLAGFVEPGESIEQSVRREVFEEAGITVGQVEYVASQPWPFPSSLMLGFLARATTTDIEVDGDEIHEARWFSRDELRAAFDSGEVLPPYGISIAARLIELWYGKPLPTRSVF
- a CDS encoding dipeptidase; the encoded protein is MSQSVDSAVSAVRTHIEQHRVAFLDDLAEWLRIPSVSAQPDHAADVRRSADWLAAKLKETGFPATEVWQTPGAPAVFAEWPADDPEAPTVLVYGHHDVQPAAREDGWDSDPFEPVVRENRLYARGAADDKGQVFFHTLGVRAHLAATGRTCPAVNLKLLIEGEEESGSPHFRPLVEEQAGRLAADAVIVSDTSMWDEHTPTVCTGMRGLAECEIRFHGPDQDIHSGAFGGAVPNPATAAARLVAALHDEHARVTIPGFYDGIVELTDQERELFTALPFDEEQWLRTAKSYATHGEAGHTTLERIWARPTAEVNGIGGGYQGPGSKTIIPSSAMVKLSFRLVAGQDPDRIEEAVRAWAADQVPAGIRHEITFCPATRPCLTPLDHPALQTVARAMSRAFERPVLFTRVGGSGPAADLQEVLGAPVLFLGISVPSDGQHAPNEKVELDLLLKGVETSAYLWGDLADNWRHAP